Proteins encoded in a region of the Sphingomonas sp. HMP9 genome:
- the rpoB gene encoding DNA-directed RNA polymerase subunit beta, whose translation MASKAIEHGTAKRRIRKVFGNIHEVVQMPNLIEVQRESYEQFLRSDKSIGHVSGLEKTLRSVFPIQDFAGTAYLDFDDYVLEPPKFDVEECRQRGITYAAPMRVTLRLTAFEVDPDTEAKSVIDIKEQDVYMGDMPLMTENGTFFINGTERVIVSQMHRSPGVLFDHDRGKTHASGKYLFAARVIPYRGSWLDFEFDAKDIVNVRIDRKRKLPVTALLYALGMTSEEILNYFYNRVTFVRGQGGWIVPFQVENWRGQKPMFDIVDAKTGEVVFPNGQKISPRAANKAFKDGLTDLLIPTEEIFGRYSAYDLIDESTGRIYIEAGDEVSAENLELLDQAGIERLDLLDIDHVATGPWIRNTLKVDKAEEREQALSDIYRVMRPGEPPTLETAEALFSGLFFDPDRYDLSAVGRVKLNMRLDLDVEDTVTTLRTEDILEVIKTLVNLKDGKGEIDDIDNLGNRRVRSVGELLENQYRVGLLRMERAVKERMSSVDVSTVMPNDLINAKPAVAAVREFFGSSQLSQFMDQTNPLSEVTHKRRVSALGPGGLTRERAGFEVRDVHPTHYGRICPIETPEGPNIGLINSLASFSRVNKYGFIETPYRKVVDHKVTDDVVYLSAMEEAKHTIAQANAELDSSNGFVEELVSSRQAGEFLMALPDNITLMDVSPKQLVSVAASLIPFLENDDANRALMGSNMQRQAVPLVQAEAPFVGTGMEETVARDSGAAISAKRAGIVDQVDAARIVIRATGEIDAGKSGVDIYTLMKFQRSNQSTCINQRPLVKVGDAVRAGDVLADGPSTEFGELALGRNSLVAFMPWNGYNYEDSILISERIVKDDVFTSIHIDEFEVMARDTKLGPEDITRDIPNVGEEALRNLDEAGIVYIGAEVEPGDILAGKITPKGESPMTPEEKLLRAIFGEKASDVRDTSLRLPPGVSGTVVDVRVFNRHGIDKDERAMAIEREEIERLKKDSDDERSILNRATWSRLREMLLDQTATSAPKGVKKGFVIDMDLLDSVDRHEWWKFAVADDKVQGDLEAVKIQYDDAAKLITDKFHDRREKLERGDELSPGVLKMVKVFVAVKRKLQPGDKMAGRHGNKGVISRILPAEDMPFLADGTPVDIVLNPLGVPSRMNVGQIFETHLGWAARGLGQSITAALETWREENPDAKPGAMPEAVRDRLKTVYGEQYHAEIDARSGDEIVELAKNLKGGVPMATPVFDGAREADVSAMLALAGLDTSGQSDLFDGRTGDQFDRKVTVGYIYMLKLHHLVDDKIHARSIGPYSLVTQQPLGGKAQFGGQRFGEMEVWALQAYGAAYTLQEMLTVKSDDVVGRTKVYEAIVKGDDTFEAGIPESFNVLVKEMRSLGLNVDLKQSEPGYDSDGIQIAAE comes from the coding sequence ATGGCATCCAAGGCGATCGAACACGGCACTGCAAAGCGCCGTATCCGCAAGGTTTTCGGCAACATCCACGAAGTCGTGCAGATGCCGAACCTGATCGAGGTCCAGCGCGAGAGCTACGAGCAGTTCTTGCGCTCCGACAAGTCGATCGGCCACGTCTCGGGTCTCGAGAAGACGCTGCGCAGCGTGTTCCCGATCCAGGATTTTGCCGGCACCGCCTATCTCGATTTCGACGATTACGTCCTTGAGCCGCCGAAGTTCGACGTTGAGGAATGCCGCCAGCGCGGCATCACCTACGCCGCGCCGATGCGCGTCACGCTGCGCCTGACCGCGTTCGAGGTCGATCCCGATACCGAGGCCAAGTCGGTCATCGATATCAAGGAGCAGGACGTCTACATGGGCGACATGCCGCTCATGACCGAGAACGGTACGTTCTTCATCAACGGCACCGAGCGCGTCATCGTTTCGCAGATGCACCGTTCGCCGGGCGTCCTGTTCGATCACGATCGCGGCAAGACGCACGCATCGGGCAAGTATCTGTTCGCCGCGCGTGTCATTCCGTATCGCGGCTCGTGGCTCGATTTCGAGTTCGACGCCAAGGACATCGTCAACGTCCGCATCGATCGCAAGCGCAAGCTGCCGGTGACGGCGCTTCTCTATGCGCTCGGCATGACGTCGGAAGAGATCCTCAACTATTTCTACAACCGCGTGACGTTCGTCCGCGGTCAGGGTGGCTGGATCGTTCCGTTCCAGGTCGAGAACTGGCGTGGCCAGAAGCCGATGTTCGACATCGTCGATGCCAAGACCGGCGAAGTCGTGTTCCCGAACGGCCAGAAGATTTCCCCACGCGCTGCGAACAAGGCGTTCAAGGACGGCCTGACCGACCTGCTGATCCCGACCGAGGAAATCTTCGGTCGCTATTCGGCATACGACCTGATCGACGAGTCGACCGGCCGCATCTACATCGAAGCCGGTGACGAAGTGTCGGCCGAGAACCTCGAACTGCTCGACCAGGCAGGCATCGAGCGTCTCGACCTGCTCGACATCGATCACGTCGCGACGGGTCCGTGGATCCGCAACACGCTCAAGGTCGACAAGGCCGAAGAGCGCGAGCAGGCTCTGTCCGACATCTACCGCGTGATGCGCCCCGGCGAGCCGCCGACGCTGGAGACGGCCGAAGCATTGTTCTCGGGTCTGTTCTTCGATCCCGATCGCTACGACCTGTCGGCCGTCGGTCGCGTGAAGCTGAACATGCGTCTCGACCTCGACGTCGAGGACACCGTCACGACGCTGCGCACCGAGGACATTCTCGAGGTCATCAAGACGCTCGTGAACCTGAAGGACGGCAAGGGCGAGATCGACGATATCGACAACCTCGGTAACCGTCGTGTCCGTTCGGTCGGCGAGCTGCTCGAGAACCAGTACCGCGTCGGCCTGCTCCGCATGGAGCGCGCCGTGAAGGAGCGCATGTCGTCGGTCGACGTCTCGACCGTCATGCCGAACGATCTGATCAACGCGAAGCCTGCGGTTGCCGCGGTCCGCGAATTCTTCGGCTCGTCGCAGCTGTCGCAGTTCATGGATCAGACCAACCCGCTGTCGGAAGTCACCCACAAGCGTCGCGTGTCGGCACTTGGACCAGGTGGTCTGACGCGTGAGCGCGCTGGCTTCGAAGTCCGCGACGTTCACCCGACCCACTATGGCCGCATCTGCCCGATCGAAACGCCGGAAGGCCCGAACATCGGTCTGATCAACTCGCTGGCCAGCTTCTCGCGCGTCAACAAGTACGGCTTCATCGAGACTCCGTACCGCAAGGTCGTCGACCACAAGGTGACCGACGACGTCGTGTACCTGTCGGCGATGGAAGAGGCCAAGCACACGATCGCGCAGGCCAACGCCGAGCTCGATTCGTCGAACGGCTTCGTCGAGGAACTGGTCTCGTCGCGTCAGGCTGGCGAATTCCTGATGGCGCTGCCCGACAACATCACGTTGATGGACGTCAGCCCCAAGCAGCTCGTCTCGGTCGCCGCATCGCTCATTCCGTTCCTGGAAAACGATGACGCCAACCGCGCGCTGATGGGCTCGAACATGCAGCGTCAGGCCGTGCCGCTCGTCCAGGCCGAGGCGCCGTTCGTCGGCACCGGCATGGAAGAGACGGTCGCGCGTGACTCCGGTGCAGCTATCTCGGCCAAGCGTGCGGGCATCGTCGACCAGGTCGACGCGGCGCGTATCGTCATCCGAGCGACCGGCGAGATCGATGCTGGCAAGTCGGGCGTCGACATCTACACGCTGATGAAGTTCCAGCGTTCGAACCAGTCGACCTGCATCAACCAGCGCCCGCTGGTGAAGGTGGGCGACGCGGTCCGTGCAGGCGACGTGCTCGCCGACGGTCCGTCGACCGAGTTCGGCGAGCTGGCGCTGGGTCGCAACAGCCTCGTCGCGTTCATGCCGTGGAACGGCTACAACTACGAGGATTCGATCCTGATATCCGAGCGGATCGTGAAGGACGACGTGTTTACGTCGATCCATATCGACGAGTTCGAAGTGATGGCGCGCGACACCAAGCTCGGGCCGGAGGACATCACGCGCGATATCCCGAACGTCGGCGAGGAAGCGCTTCGCAACCTCGACGAAGCGGGCATCGTGTACATCGGCGCAGAGGTCGAGCCGGGCGATATTCTCGCGGGCAAGATCACGCCGAAGGGTGAATCGCCGATGACGCCGGAGGAGAAGCTTCTCCGCGCCATCTTCGGCGAGAAGGCCAGCGACGTGCGCGATACGTCGCTTCGCCTGCCGCCGGGCGTGTCGGGTACGGTCGTCGACGTTCGCGTCTTCAACCGTCACGGCATCGACAAGGACGAGCGCGCGATGGCGATCGAGCGCGAGGAGATCGAGCGCTTGAAGAAGGATTCGGACGACGAGCGTTCGATCCTGAACCGTGCGACGTGGTCGCGTCTTCGCGAGATGCTGCTCGATCAGACCGCCACCTCGGCGCCGAAGGGCGTCAAGAAGGGCTTCGTGATCGACATGGATCTGCTCGACAGCGTCGACCGCCACGAATGGTGGAAGTTCGCGGTCGCCGACGACAAGGTCCAGGGCGATCTCGAAGCGGTCAAGATCCAGTATGACGATGCCGCCAAGCTGATCACCGACAAGTTCCACGATCGTCGCGAGAAGCTGGAGCGTGGTGACGAGCTGTCGCCGGGCGTGCTGAAGATGGTCAAGGTGTTCGTCGCGGTGAAGCGCAAGCTACAGCCGGGCGACAAGATGGCCGGCCGTCACGGTAACAAGGGCGTCATCAGCCGCATCCTGCCGGCGGAGGACATGCCGTTCCTCGCCGACGGTACGCCGGTCGATATCGTGCTCAACCCGCTGGGCGTGCCGTCGCGCATGAACGTCGGGCAGATCTTCGAGACGCATCTGGGCTGGGCCGCACGTGGTCTGGGTCAGTCGATCACCGCGGCGCTCGAGACGTGGCGCGAGGAGAACCCGGACGCCAAGCCCGGCGCGATGCCGGAGGCGGTCCGCGATCGTCTCAAGACGGTGTATGGCGAGCAGTATCACGCGGAAATCGACGCCCGCTCGGGTGACGAGATCGTCGAGCTGGCCAAGAACCTGAAGGGCGGCGTGCCGATGGCGACGCCGGTGTTCGACGGTGCCCGCGAAGCCGACGTTTCGGCGATGCTGGCGCTGGCGGGGCTGGACACGTCGGGTCAGTCGGATCTGTTCGATGGTCGCACCGGCGATCAGTTCGATCGCAAGGTGACGGTTGGGTACATCTACATGCTCAAGCTGCACCATCTGGTCGACGACAAGATCCACGCACGCTCGATCGGGCCGTACTCGTTGGTCACGCAGCAGCCGCTGGGTGGTAAGGCGCAGTTCGGTGGTCAGCGCTTCGGCGAGATGGAGGTCTGGGCGCTCCAGGCTTACGGCGCGGCGTATACCTTGCAGGAAATGCTGACGGTGAAGTCCGATGACGTGGTCGGTCGCACCAAGGTCTACGAGGCGATCGTCAAGGGTGACGACACGTTCGAGGCCGGCATCCCGGAGAGCTTCAACGTGCTCGTCAAGGAAATGCGCTCGCTCGGCCTGAATGTGGACCTGAAGCAGTCGGAGCCCGGCTACGACAGCGACGGCATCCAGATCGCGGCGGAGTAG
- a CDS encoding hemerythrin domain-containing protein encodes MNDRISARTVSDQDRANWTRLIDDHEKIAGQCADLVTLSRQPKTQSAIASRKLIELAVTVADHLGVEDEVIDRTVVAMEAHRSADTIAMMEEDLDILRSDWTAFIGRWLPTISPKDWAAFWVQAESMLDRLSHQVKLETELLYDHALRDGVMRPGGLVLH; translated from the coding sequence ATGAACGATAGGATCTCAGCACGGACAGTATCCGACCAGGACCGTGCGAACTGGACTCGGCTGATCGACGATCACGAAAAGATCGCCGGACAGTGCGCCGACCTCGTGACCCTGTCGCGACAACCCAAGACGCAAAGTGCGATCGCATCGCGCAAGCTGATCGAACTTGCGGTGACGGTTGCCGATCATCTCGGCGTCGAGGACGAGGTCATCGATCGCACTGTCGTTGCGATGGAGGCGCATCGCTCGGCTGACACGATCGCGATGATGGAGGAGGATCTCGACATCCTGCGTTCGGACTGGACGGCGTTCATCGGTCGCTGGCTGCCGACGATCTCGCCGAAGGACTGGGCTGCGTTCTGGGTACAGGCGGAGTCGATGCTCGATCGGTTGTCGCACCAGGTGAAGCTGGAGACCGAACTGCTGTACGATCACGCATTGCGCGACGGCGTAATGCGACCGGGCGGTCTGGTTCTGCACTAA
- a CDS encoding M15 family metallopeptidase: MLHRTLALALLFAPTIADAQLCEGQSAAIAPDGRAFGHLPYGDAPETELVTLPSEYSVGNPCVVRADILPDLLRLFAAAQGDPSVMGQLRALSCQRSIARQRSVFCRGETSSPADRAISVAPPGYSEHSTGYALDFAVRPANGCPDAEACMAATPAARWLRSNAPRFGFEQSFPGGNKQHVKWEPWHWRWVGVSESAPGAAKARFVFGRARRLYPADPGVLPLVVKVTVQPPVPAAPVAPVPAKKKRR, encoded by the coding sequence ATGTTGCACCGCACGCTGGCCCTCGCGCTCCTCTTCGCCCCGACCATCGCGGACGCGCAACTCTGCGAGGGGCAGAGCGCGGCGATCGCCCCCGACGGCCGTGCCTTTGGGCATTTGCCGTACGGCGATGCGCCCGAAACCGAACTCGTCACGCTGCCGTCCGAATATTCGGTGGGCAATCCGTGCGTTGTACGCGCCGACATCCTGCCCGACCTGTTGCGGCTGTTCGCGGCGGCGCAGGGCGATCCGTCGGTGATGGGCCAGCTGCGTGCGTTGTCGTGCCAGCGGTCGATCGCCCGCCAGCGCAGCGTATTCTGCCGCGGCGAGACGAGCAGCCCGGCCGATCGCGCGATCTCGGTCGCGCCGCCGGGGTATAGCGAGCATTCGACAGGCTATGCGCTGGATTTCGCGGTCCGGCCGGCGAACGGGTGTCCCGATGCGGAGGCCTGCATGGCCGCGACGCCTGCCGCGCGCTGGCTGCGGTCGAACGCGCCGCGGTTCGGGTTCGAGCAGAGCTTTCCCGGCGGCAACAAGCAGCATGTGAAGTGGGAGCCGTGGCATTGGCGCTGGGTCGGCGTGAGCGAGAGTGCGCCTGGGGCGGCGAAGGCGCGGTTCGTGTTTGGACGGGCGCGGCGCCTGTATCCGGCTGATCCTGGGGTGTTACCATTGGTGGTGAAGGTTACCGTGCAGCCGCCGGTACCGGCGGCGCCGGTGGCCCCTGTGCCCGCGAAGAAGAAGCGCCGCTGA
- a CDS encoding RluA family pseudouridine synthase gives MHGERVLFLDGEALVIDKPAGLPVDPPRDGSLSLENHLDSLKFGFQRWPKAVHRLDRDTSGCLLLSRNPKAHARLQQAFEQGLVSKRYVALLDGVVEGTSGLIEMALGKVSTAETGWRMVEDPNGKKSRTKWRVLEIKDGRSLVEFLPETGRTHQIRVHAGSGLGAPVVGDGVYGKADGLGMMLHAQRLIVPRAGKPDVLAEAPLPERFAKAGFADEAAPVAVAEVTTPDSADG, from the coding sequence ATGCATGGTGAACGCGTACTCTTCCTCGACGGCGAGGCCCTGGTGATCGACAAGCCCGCAGGGCTGCCGGTCGATCCGCCCCGCGATGGCTCGTTGAGCCTCGAAAATCATCTCGATAGCCTGAAGTTCGGTTTTCAGCGCTGGCCCAAGGCGGTGCACCGGCTGGATCGCGACACGAGCGGCTGTCTGCTCCTGTCACGCAATCCGAAGGCGCATGCCCGCTTGCAGCAGGCGTTCGAGCAAGGCCTCGTGTCGAAGCGCTACGTCGCGCTGCTCGACGGCGTGGTCGAAGGCACGTCCGGCTTGATCGAAATGGCGCTCGGCAAGGTCAGTACGGCCGAAACCGGCTGGCGGATGGTCGAGGATCCCAACGGCAAGAAATCGCGCACCAAGTGGCGCGTGCTCGAGATCAAGGACGGGCGCTCGTTGGTCGAGTTCCTCCCCGAGACGGGGCGCACGCATCAGATCCGCGTCCATGCGGGAAGCGGCCTCGGCGCACCGGTGGTCGGTGACGGCGTCTACGGCAAGGCCGATGGCCTCGGCATGATGCTCCACGCCCAACGGCTGATCGTCCCGCGCGCGGGCAAGCCCGACGTGCTGGCCGAAGCGCCGTTGCCAGAGCGGTTCGCCAAGGCCGGGTTCGCCGACGAGGCGGCTCCGGTCGCCGTTGCCGAAGTGACGACGCCCGACTCCGCCGACGGCTGA
- the arfB gene encoding alternative ribosome rescue aminoacyl-tRNA hydrolase ArfB produces the protein MVAIPITRSISIDDSELIESTTRAGGPGGQHVNTTDSAVILRFDVGLSPGLPLAVKNRIAVIAGSRLTRDGVLVLRSEGSRSQLLNRQEVRERLVALIKEATIVPKARRATKPSKAAKARRVDTKKVRSGVKAGRGKVRDD, from the coding sequence ATGGTCGCGATTCCGATCACCCGATCGATCTCGATCGACGACAGCGAACTGATCGAGAGTACGACGCGTGCGGGCGGTCCCGGCGGTCAGCATGTCAACACTACCGACAGCGCGGTGATCCTGCGCTTCGACGTCGGCCTGTCGCCCGGTTTGCCGCTCGCGGTGAAGAACCGCATCGCGGTGATTGCCGGATCGCGCCTGACCCGCGACGGCGTGCTGGTCTTGCGCAGCGAGGGCTCGCGGTCGCAACTGCTCAACCGCCAGGAAGTCCGCGAACGCCTCGTCGCCCTGATCAAAGAGGCAACGATCGTCCCCAAGGCGCGACGCGCGACCAAGCCGTCCAAGGCAGCGAAGGCACGACGGGTCGATACGAAGAAAGTGCGGAGTGGGGTCAAGGCGGGGCGCGGCAAGGTCCGCGACGACTGA
- the rpoC gene encoding DNA-directed RNA polymerase subunit beta', whose product MNEMTPFANPVAKTETFDQIQIGIASPDKIRSWSFGEIKKPETINYRTFKPERDGLFCARIFGPIKDYECLCGKYKRMKYKGIVCEKCGVEVTVSKVRRERMGHIELAAPVAHIWFLKSLPSRIGLLLDMQLKQLERVLYFEAYIVIEPGLTPLEKYQLMTEDELLDAQDQYGEDAFSAGIGAEAVRIMLESLDLVGERTALLEELAVTKSELKPKKIIKRLKVVESFIDSGNRPEWMILEVVPVIPPELRPLVPLDGGRFATSDLNDLYRRVINRNNRLKRLMELRAPDIIVRNEKRMLQEAVDALFDNGRRGRTITGANKRPLKSLSDMLKGKQGRFRQNLLGKRVDYSGRSVIVTGPELKLHQCGLPKKMALELFKPFIYARLDAKGLSMTLKQAKKWVEKERKEVWDILDEVIREHPVMLNRAPTLHRLGIQAFEPVLIEGKAIQLHPLVCSAFNADFDGDQMAVHVPLSLEAQLEARVLMMSTNNILSPANGKPIIVPSQDMVLGLYYLSMMKENEPGQGMLLGDMAEVHQALNAQAVTLHTKVISRVPQTDEKGKQYLKRYETTPGRMLLGECLPHSHKVPFDTVNRLLTKKDVGDVIDEVYRHTGQKETVLFADAIMSLGFRHAFRAGISFGKDDMIIPDAKIGLVDDTKALVKDFEQQYQDGLITQQEKYNKVIDAWSRCGDQVANAMMDEIRAVKVDEETGREKPINSIYMMAHSGARGSQAQIKQLAGMRGLMAKPSGEIIETPIISNFKEGLTVLEYFNSTHGARKGLADTALKTANSGYLTRRLVDVSQDCVIIEPDCGTTRALEMKAILQGGSTIASLGERILGRTTAEDIVDPKTGKVIIPSGTLLDEPMITTIEGLGTQSCKIRSPLVCESKIGVCGKCYGRDLARGTPVNIGEAVGVIAAQSIGEPGTQLTMRTFHIGGAAQLNETSNLEAHADGTVQFRDLRIIVDQRGRRVVLSRSGEIAIVDMDGRELSVDRIPYGAYVLFDDGHIVSRGDRMAEWDPFTMPVITENPGTIKYVDLIEGKTLTEQTDEATGIAQRVVIEYRAATKSKEDLRPRMTLLDETSGETGRYMLAIGATLSVEDGAQVFGGDVVARVSRESAKTRDITGGLPRVAELFEARIPKDSAIIAKISGRVVFGKDYKAKRKIGIQPEDGGDVVEYLVPKSKVIDVQEGDYVKRGDNLIGGSPDPHDILETMGIEPLAEYLVSEIQEVYRLQGVKINDKHIETIVRQMLQKVEITDGGDTTLLKGEQVDREEMDATNEKLEKKQTRAQGKPILLGITKASLQTRSFISAASFQETTRVLTEAAVQGKQDMLMGLKENVIVGRLIPAGTGAGLNRLRVVANSRDAAMRVQQRKMAEVSIVAPMSAADEHAAELARSPRDAGGVGEDPLAAVVTSGTGTDADAGEYLNEAE is encoded by the coding sequence ATGAACGAGATGACCCCCTTCGCCAATCCGGTCGCCAAGACCGAGACGTTCGACCAGATCCAGATCGGCATCGCATCGCCGGACAAGATCCGCAGCTGGTCGTTCGGCGAGATCAAGAAGCCCGAGACCATCAACTATCGCACGTTCAAGCCCGAGCGTGACGGCCTGTTCTGCGCGCGCATCTTCGGTCCGATCAAGGATTACGAGTGCCTGTGCGGCAAGTACAAGCGTATGAAGTACAAGGGCATCGTCTGCGAGAAGTGCGGCGTCGAGGTTACCGTCTCGAAGGTTCGCCGCGAGCGGATGGGCCATATCGAGCTGGCCGCACCGGTCGCGCACATCTGGTTCCTGAAGTCGCTGCCGTCGCGCATCGGCCTGCTGCTCGACATGCAGCTCAAGCAGCTCGAGCGCGTGCTGTACTTCGAGGCGTACATCGTCATCGAGCCGGGCCTGACCCCGCTCGAAAAGTACCAGCTGATGACCGAGGACGAGCTCCTCGACGCGCAGGACCAGTATGGCGAGGACGCGTTCTCGGCCGGTATCGGTGCCGAGGCGGTTCGCATCATGCTCGAATCGCTCGACCTCGTCGGTGAGCGTACCGCGCTGCTCGAAGAGCTCGCGGTCACCAAGTCCGAGCTGAAGCCCAAGAAGATCATCAAGCGCCTGAAGGTCGTCGAGAGCTTCATCGATTCGGGCAACCGCCCCGAGTGGATGATCCTCGAGGTCGTGCCGGTCATCCCGCCCGAGCTGCGCCCGCTGGTGCCGCTGGACGGTGGTCGTTTCGCGACGTCGGATCTGAACGATCTGTATCGCCGCGTGATCAACCGCAACAACCGCCTGAAGCGCCTGATGGAGCTCCGCGCGCCGGACATCATCGTCCGCAACGAGAAGCGCATGCTGCAGGAGGCCGTCGACGCACTGTTCGATAACGGTCGCCGCGGTCGCACGATCACGGGCGCGAACAAGCGTCCGCTGAAGTCGCTGTCCGACATGCTCAAGGGCAAGCAGGGCCGCTTCCGCCAGAATCTTCTGGGCAAGCGCGTCGACTATTCGGGTCGTTCGGTCATCGTGACCGGGCCTGAGCTCAAGCTGCACCAGTGCGGCCTGCCGAAGAAGATGGCGCTCGAGCTGTTCAAGCCGTTCATCTACGCGCGTCTCGATGCGAAGGGTCTGTCGATGACCCTGAAGCAGGCCAAGAAGTGGGTCGAGAAGGAGCGCAAGGAAGTCTGGGATATCCTGGACGAGGTGATCCGCGAGCATCCGGTCATGCTGAACCGTGCGCCGACGCTTCACCGTCTCGGCATCCAGGCGTTCGAGCCGGTGCTGATCGAGGGCAAGGCGATCCAGCTTCACCCGCTGGTCTGCTCCGCGTTCAACGCCGATTTCGATGGCGATCAGATGGCCGTGCACGTCCCGCTGAGCCTCGAGGCCCAGCTCGAAGCGCGCGTCCTGATGATGTCGACGAACAACATCCTGTCGCCCGCCAACGGCAAGCCGATCATCGTTCCGTCGCAGGACATGGTCCTCGGTCTCTATTATCTGTCGATGATGAAGGAGAACGAGCCGGGCCAGGGGATGCTGCTCGGCGACATGGCCGAAGTGCACCAGGCGCTGAACGCGCAGGCGGTCACGCTGCACACCAAGGTCATCAGCCGCGTTCCGCAGACCGACGAGAAGGGCAAGCAGTACCTCAAGCGGTATGAGACGACCCCGGGCCGCATGCTGCTGGGCGAGTGCCTGCCGCATAGCCACAAGGTGCCGTTCGACACCGTCAACCGCCTCCTCACCAAGAAGGACGTGGGCGACGTGATCGACGAGGTCTATCGTCACACCGGCCAGAAGGAGACCGTGCTGTTCGCCGATGCGATCATGTCGCTCGGCTTCCGCCACGCCTTCCGCGCCGGCATCTCGTTCGGCAAGGACGACATGATCATTCCGGACGCCAAGATTGGTCTGGTCGACGACACCAAGGCGCTCGTGAAGGACTTCGAGCAGCAGTATCAGGACGGCCTGATCACGCAGCAGGAGAAGTACAACAAGGTGATCGACGCCTGGAGCCGTTGCGGCGACCAGGTCGCGAACGCCATGATGGACGAGATCCGTGCGGTGAAGGTCGACGAGGAAACCGGCCGTGAAAAGCCGATCAACTCGATCTACATGATGGCCCATTCGGGTGCTCGTGGTTCGCAGGCGCAGATCAAGCAGCTAGCCGGCATGCGCGGCCTGATGGCCAAGCCGTCGGGCGAGATCATCGAGACGCCGATCATCTCGAACTTCAAGGAAGGCCTGACCGTCCTTGAATACTTCAACTCGACCCACGGCGCTCGTAAGGGCCTCGCGGATACGGCGTTGAAGACGGCGAACTCGGGGTATCTCACCCGTCGTCTGGTCGACGTGTCGCAGGATTGCGTCATCATCGAGCCGGATTGCGGCACCACGCGCGCGCTCGAAATGAAGGCCATTCTCCAGGGTGGTTCGACGATCGCAAGCCTCGGCGAGCGCATCCTGGGTCGTACGACCGCGGAAGACATCGTCGATCCGAAGACCGGCAAGGTCATCATCCCGTCGGGCACGCTGCTCGACGAGCCGATGATCACGACGATCGAGGGCCTCGGCACGCAGTCGTGCAAGATCCGCAGCCCGCTGGTCTGCGAATCGAAGATCGGCGTCTGCGGCAAGTGCTACGGGCGCGATCTCGCCCGCGGTACGCCGGTCAACATCGGTGAAGCTGTCGGCGTCATCGCCGCGCAGTCGATCGGTGAGCCGGGCACGCAGCTGACGATGCGTACGTTCCACATCGGTGGTGCAGCGCAGCTCAACGAGACGTCGAACCTCGAGGCGCATGCCGACGGTACGGTGCAGTTCCGCGACCTGCGTATCATCGTCGACCAGCGTGGCCGTCGCGTGGTGCTCAGCCGCTCGGGCGAAATCGCGATCGTCGACATGGACGGCCGCGAGCTCTCGGTCGACCGCATCCCCTACGGTGCGTACGTGCTGTTCGACGATGGCCACATCGTGTCGCGCGGTGACCGGATGGCCGAGTGGGATCCGTTCACCATGCCGGTGATCACGGAGAACCCGGGCACGATCAAGTATGTCGACCTGATCGAGGGCAAGACGCTCACCGAGCAGACCGACGAAGCCACGGGTATCGCCCAGCGCGTCGTGATCGAATATCGTGCGGCGACCAAGTCGAAGGAGGATCTGCGTCCGCGCATGACCCTGCTCGACGAGACGTCGGGCGAGACCGGCCGCTACATGCTGGCGATCGGTGCGACCTTGTCGGTCGAGGACGGCGCACAGGTGTTCGGCGGCGACGTCGTTGCCCGCGTCAGCCGCGAGAGCGCCAAGACGCGCGACATCACCGGTGGTCTGCCGCGCGTTGCCGAGCTGTTCGAGGCGCGCATTCCCAAGGACTCGGCGATCATCGCCAAGATCTCGGGCCGCGTCGTGTTCGGCAAGGACTATAAGGCGAAGCGCAAGATCGGCATCCAGCCCGAGGATGGCGGCGACGTCGTCGAGTATCTGGTGCCGAAGTCGAAGGTCATCGACGTGCAGGAAGGCGATTACGTCAAGCGCGGCGACAATTTGATCGGCGGCTCGCCCGATCCGCACGACATCCTCGAGACGATGGGTATCGAGCCCCTCGCCGAGTATCTCGTGTCGGAAATCCAGGAGGTCTATCGTCTCCAGGGCGTGAAGATCAACGATAAGCACATCGAGACGATCGTTCGTCAGATGCTGCAGAAGGTCGAGATCACCGACGGCGGCGACACCACGCTGCTGAAGGGCGAGCAGGTCGATCGCGAGGAAATGGACGCGACCAACGAGAAGCTGGAGAAGAAGCAGACCCGCGCACAGGGTAAGCCGATCCTGCTCGGGATCACCAAGGCGAGCTTGCAGACCCGCAGCTTCATCTCGGCGGCCTCGTTCCAGGAGACCACCCGCGTCCTCACCGAAGCGGCTGTCCAGGGTAAGCAGGACATGCTGATGGGCCTGAAGGAAAACGTCATCGTCGGCCGGCTCATCCCGGCAGGCACCGGCGCAGGTCTCAACCGCCTGCGGGTCGTGGCGAACAGCCGCGATGCTGCGATGCGCGTCCAGCAGCGCAAGATGGCGGAGGTGTCGATCGTGGCTCCGATGTCGGCTGCCGACGAGCATGCTGCCGAACTCGCGCGCAGCCCGCGTGACGCCGGCGGCGTCGGTGAGGATCCGCTCGCAGCGGTCGTCACCTCGGGCACTGGCACCGATGCGGATGCCGGCGAGTATCTGAACGAAGCCGAGTAA